Proteins from a genomic interval of Polaribacter sp. Q13:
- a CDS encoding TolC family protein, with protein sequence MKNNNYIVQKVVLLLGSLFLSLFTSAQELETYINKALENSPEIQKFELQYNIASEKVNEVNTLPNTEFAVGYFVSEPETRTGAQRFKVSAKQMLPWFNTISARENYVNALADAKYEDIVIAKRKLMASVSQSYYNLYANTAKQTVLVENIKLLDTYEKLALTSVEVGEASAVDVLRLQMRQNEMQQLLEVLGQRFLAEQTKFNKLLNREKAIAVKVVNELNIPSEDFEITTNNLALHPELLKYDKLYQSVEKSELLNQKESSPLIGFGLDYVNIEKRPDMSFSDNGKDIVMPMVSVSIPIFNKKYKSQTKQNELQQQEIKSQKQERFNSLETLLDKSVNDRISARISYKTQVKNLQQAKNAKEILVKSYETGTIDFKDVLDIQELQLKFQMNQIEAIKTYYLQTTIINYLTQQ encoded by the coding sequence ATGAAAAATAATAATTATATCGTACAGAAAGTAGTCTTGCTTCTTGGTTCTTTATTCTTGAGTCTTTTTACTAGCGCACAAGAACTAGAAACCTACATTAATAAGGCTTTAGAAAATAGTCCTGAAATTCAGAAATTCGAATTGCAATATAACATTGCTTCAGAAAAAGTGAATGAAGTAAACACGTTGCCTAACACAGAATTTGCTGTTGGTTATTTTGTAAGTGAACCAGAAACCCGAACAGGAGCGCAACGTTTTAAGGTGTCTGCAAAACAAATGTTGCCTTGGTTTAATACTATTTCGGCAAGAGAAAATTATGTAAATGCCTTGGCAGATGCAAAATATGAAGACATTGTTATTGCTAAACGAAAATTAATGGCTTCAGTTTCTCAATCGTATTACAATTTGTATGCTAATACCGCAAAACAAACTGTTTTAGTTGAAAACATAAAACTACTGGACACCTATGAAAAATTAGCATTAACTTCTGTTGAGGTTGGCGAAGCATCAGCGGTAGATGTATTGCGTTTGCAAATGAGACAGAATGAAATGCAGCAATTATTAGAAGTATTAGGACAGCGATTTCTTGCTGAGCAAACAAAATTTAATAAGCTCTTAAACCGTGAGAAAGCTATTGCTGTAAAGGTTGTAAATGAACTGAACATACCTTCGGAAGATTTTGAAATCACTACTAATAATTTAGCATTACATCCAGAATTATTAAAATATGATAAACTGTATCAATCGGTTGAAAAATCGGAGTTATTGAATCAGAAAGAAAGCAGTCCGCTGATTGGTTTTGGTCTAGATTATGTTAATATTGAAAAAAGACCAGACATGAGTTTTAGCGATAATGGAAAAGATATAGTTATGCCAATGGTGTCGGTTTCTATTCCAATATTCAATAAAAAATACAAATCACAAACTAAGCAAAACGAGTTGCAACAACAAGAGATTAAGTCTCAAAAACAAGAACGCTTCAATAGCTTAGAAACGCTTTTAGACAAGTCTGTAAACGACCGGATTTCTGCAAGAATTAGTTATAAAACACAGGTTAAAAATTTACAACAGGCTAAAAATGCAAAAGAAATTCTTGTTAAAAGCTACGAAACAGGAACGATTGATTTTAAAGATGTTTTGGATATTCAAGAACTACAATTAAAGTTTCAAATGAATCAAATAGAAGCGATTAAAACATATTATTTACAAACAACAATTATTAATTATTTAACACAGCAATAA
- a CDS encoding efflux RND transporter permease subunit codes for MLNKSIKFLIENKIVAVLLLVLFVGWGTVNAPFNWNTGFLPSDPVAVDAIPDIGENQQIVFTKWDGRSPQDIEDQITYPLTTSLLGIPGVKTIRSSSMFGFSSIYIIFEEDIEFYWSRSRILEKLNSLPSGLLPEGVNPALGPDATGLGQVYWYTLEGRDKDGNVTGGWDLQELRSIQDYYVKYALSSASGVSEVASIGGYVQEYQVDVNPELMRQYNIGLNQVVKAVKSSNQDIGAQTLEINQAEYLVRGLGYIKSVEDIENAVVTSKDFTAIKIKDIGKVSLGPAARRGLLDKEGAEVVGGVVVARYGANPMEVITNVKEKIDELKGGLPTKVLADGRTSQLTVVPFYDRSDLIVETLDTLTEALTLEILITILVIIVMVFNLRASLLISGLLPVAILMVFVTMKLFNVDANIVALSGIAIAIGTMVDVGVILAENMIRHLDENEVKSEKLRVKSENVIPTEQGTSDEESMISNVQNNKLSINEIIYNATAEVSGAILTAVLTTIISFIPVFTMVGAEGKLFRPLAFTKTMALSASLVIALFIIPPLAAFLFRKTTLKNSFKYIVSGALILAGIVIVISGFWLGLIVVAFGILGLLGILGKLDSKKVNLVNIIISSAAIVFLLAEYWRPLGFNRSIFINLIFVAIICFGILGLFSIFRKYYGQILQWALANKMLFLMVPITVLVSGIWIMSNTGKEFMPSLNEGSFLLMPTSLPHAGVEENKRVLQQLDMAVATIPEIETVVGKAGRTESALDPAPLSMYENMIQYKPEYMRNSEGKRQRYKVNADGYFILKDGSLCVSNSMPMEKTSQVSKTCEVSSGQLIEDNDGEFYRNWRPKIKNPDDIWKEIIKVTKLPGVTSAPKLQPIETRLVMLQTGMRAPMGIKVKGQDLKQIEAFGLELESLLKQAEGVKVEAVFADRIVGKPYLLIDIDREKIARYGISIKDVQSVLKVAIGGMSLTQTVEGRERYGVRVRYPRELRGNPEDIKDIYIPVEKGSPVPLSELATIRYEQGPQVIKSEDTFLVGYVLFDKIDGFAEVAVVENAQALFQQKIDSGELIVPKGISYKFTGTYENQLRAEKTLAIVVPLALAIIFLILFFQFKSITTSLMVFTGIAVAFAGGFIMIWLYGQDWFFNFSFFGENMRDLFNMKTINLSVAVWVGFIALFGIATDDGVVMATYLTQTFDREKPADKMSIRASALEAAKKRIRPCLMTTVTTILALLPVLTSTGKGSDIMIPMAIPIFGGMVIDITSYFIVPVLYSWREEMKLKRIERKELRK; via the coding sequence ATGCTAAATAAAAGCATCAAATTCTTAATAGAGAATAAAATCGTAGCCGTTTTATTACTTGTCCTTTTTGTAGGATGGGGAACTGTAAACGCACCTTTTAATTGGAATACTGGTTTTTTACCAAGTGATCCTGTGGCTGTAGATGCCATACCAGATATTGGTGAAAATCAACAAATTGTATTCACAAAGTGGGATGGTCGTTCGCCACAAGATATCGAAGACCAAATTACATATCCTTTAACAACCTCTTTATTGGGTATTCCTGGAGTAAAAACCATTCGTAGTTCTTCTATGTTTGGCTTCTCTAGTATTTATATCATTTTTGAAGAAGACATCGAGTTTTATTGGAGTAGAAGTCGAATTTTAGAAAAATTAAATTCACTACCAAGCGGTTTATTGCCAGAAGGTGTTAACCCTGCTTTAGGTCCAGATGCCACAGGTTTAGGTCAAGTATATTGGTACACCTTAGAAGGTAGAGATAAAGACGGAAACGTTACTGGTGGTTGGGATTTACAAGAATTACGAAGCATACAAGATTACTATGTTAAGTATGCTTTATCGTCTGCAAGTGGCGTTTCAGAAGTAGCTTCTATTGGTGGTTATGTTCAGGAATATCAAGTAGATGTGAATCCAGAATTAATGCGTCAGTATAATATTGGTTTAAATCAAGTTGTAAAAGCGGTTAAAAGTAGCAATCAAGATATTGGTGCACAAACCTTAGAAATAAATCAAGCTGAATATTTAGTACGTGGTTTAGGATATATAAAATCGGTAGAAGATATTGAAAACGCAGTGGTAACTTCTAAAGATTTTACTGCTATTAAAATTAAAGACATTGGAAAAGTTTCTCTAGGTCCTGCAGCACGACGTGGTTTATTAGATAAAGAAGGCGCAGAAGTTGTTGGTGGTGTTGTAGTTGCTAGATATGGAGCAAATCCTATGGAAGTAATTACCAATGTAAAAGAAAAAATAGACGAACTAAAAGGAGGCTTGCCAACGAAGGTATTAGCAGACGGACGAACATCTCAACTAACAGTGGTTCCTTTTTATGACAGATCAGATCTTATTGTAGAAACTTTAGACACACTTACCGAAGCATTAACTTTAGAGATTTTAATTACCATTTTAGTAATTATTGTAATGGTTTTTAATTTAAGAGCTTCTCTTTTAATTTCAGGATTGTTACCTGTAGCTATTTTAATGGTGTTTGTGACGATGAAACTATTTAATGTGGATGCAAATATTGTAGCACTTTCTGGTATTGCAATTGCTATTGGAACCATGGTAGATGTAGGCGTAATACTTGCCGAAAATATGATTCGCCATCTTGATGAAAATGAAGTAAAGAGTGAAAAGTTAAGAGTGAAGAGTGAAAATGTCATTCCGACAGAGCAAGGTACGAGCGACGAGGAATCTATGATTTCTAATGTTCAAAACAATAAACTTTCAATAAACGAAATTATTTACAACGCTACCGCGGAAGTTTCCGGAGCTATATTAACAGCGGTTTTAACAACAATTATCAGTTTTATACCTGTATTTACGATGGTTGGTGCAGAAGGGAAGTTATTTAGACCTTTGGCCTTTACAAAAACGATGGCATTATCTGCTTCTTTAGTGATAGCTTTGTTTATAATTCCGCCTTTAGCAGCTTTTTTATTCCGTAAAACAACGCTAAAAAATTCATTTAAATATATTGTAAGTGGTGCTTTAATCCTTGCCGGAATTGTAATTGTAATAAGTGGGTTTTGGTTAGGTCTTATAGTCGTTGCTTTCGGAATTTTGGGCTTATTAGGCATTTTAGGAAAACTAGATAGTAAAAAAGTAAACCTTGTAAATATCATTATTTCTTCGGCGGCAATTGTGTTTCTATTGGCAGAATATTGGAGACCTTTAGGTTTTAATCGTAGTATTTTTATCAACTTAATTTTTGTGGCTATTATTTGCTTCGGAATTTTAGGACTGTTCTCTATTTTTAGAAAATATTACGGACAAATTTTACAATGGGCTTTAGCGAATAAGATGTTGTTTTTAATGGTTCCAATTACAGTTCTTGTTTCTGGAATTTGGATTATGAGCAATACAGGAAAAGAATTTATGCCTTCTTTAAATGAAGGATCTTTTCTACTGATGCCAACTTCCCTTCCGCATGCAGGAGTTGAAGAAAATAAACGTGTGTTACAGCAATTAGATATGGCAGTTGCTACCATTCCAGAAATTGAAACTGTGGTAGGAAAAGCTGGTAGAACGGAGTCTGCTTTAGATCCTGCTCCTTTGTCGATGTACGAAAACATGATTCAGTATAAACCGGAATACATGCGTAATTCCGAAGGAAAAAGACAGCGTTATAAAGTGAATGCCGATGGTTATTTTATATTGAAAGACGGTAGTTTGTGCGTAAGTAATTCTATGCCAATGGAAAAGACCTCACAGGTTTCAAAAACCTGTGAGGTCTCTAGCGGACAACTTATCGAAGACAATGATGGTGAATTTTACCGTAACTGGCGACCAAAAATTAAGAATCCAGATGATATTTGGAAAGAAATCATAAAAGTTACCAAGTTACCCGGAGTTACTTCTGCACCTAAATTACAACCTATAGAAACCCGATTAGTGATGCTACAAACTGGTATGAGAGCACCTATGGGGATTAAAGTAAAAGGGCAAGATTTAAAACAAATTGAAGCTTTTGGACTAGAATTAGAAAGTCTTTTAAAGCAAGCAGAAGGCGTTAAAGTAGAAGCTGTTTTTGCTGACAGAATTGTTGGTAAACCTTATTTATTGATTGATATTGATAGAGAAAAAATAGCACGTTATGGAATTTCTATTAAAGATGTTCAAAGTGTGTTAAAAGTCGCTATTGGAGGTATGTCCTTAACGCAAACTGTGGAAGGTAGAGAACGTTACGGAGTTCGTGTACGTTACCCAAGAGAATTACGTGGCAATCCAGAAGACATTAAAGACATTTATATTCCTGTGGAAAAAGGGAGTCCTGTGCCTTTAAGTGAATTGGCAACGATTCGTTATGAACAAGGTCCGCAGGTAATAAAAAGTGAAGACACTTTTTTAGTCGGTTATGTTTTGTTTGATAAAATTGACGGTTTTGCAGAAGTGGCGGTGGTAGAAAATGCACAAGCCTTATTTCAACAGAAAATAGATTCAGGAGAATTAATTGTTCCTAAAGGAATCAGTTATAAGTTCACAGGAACGTATGAAAATCAATTACGTGCAGAAAAGACATTAGCTATAGTAGTTCCTTTGGCGTTGGCTATCATCTTTTTAATCCTGTTTTTTCAGTTTAAATCTATAACAACTTCATTAATGGTATTTACAGGAATTGCAGTTGCATTTGCTGGTGGTTTTATAATGATTTGGTTATACGGACAAGATTGGTTTTTCAATTTTAGTTTCTTTGGCGAGAATATGCGGGATCTTTTTAATATGAAAACTATCAATTTAAGTGTGGCTGTTTGGGTTGGTTTTATTGCCTTATTCGGTATTGCAACAGATGATGGAGTGGTTATGGCAACGTACTTAACACAAACTTTTGATCGTGAAAAACCTGCGGATAAAATGAGTATTAGAGCTTCTGCGTTAGAAGCTGCTAAAAAACGTATTCGTCCGTGTTTAATGACGACAGTTACTACCATTTTAGCCTTGTTACCTGTTTTAACATCCACAGGAAAAGGAAGCGATATTATGATTCCGATGGCAATTCCAATTTTTGGAGGAATGGTGATTGATATCACTTCTTACTTTATTGTTCCGGTTTTATATAGCTGGAGAGAAGAGATGAAATTGAAGAGAATAGAGAGAAAAGAGCTTAGAAAATAG
- a CDS encoding SOS response-associated peptidase: MCFHISLTKSLKELEKKSKLLVKDPLSYEPYYHFNGWEAKSLAIVKQEDPTLIEHAAWGVLPTDYHVEKRKYFLLKTNTLNATKERLFESKLYSQFIKWQRCLIVADGLFEPHSEVGIKNKIPYYFKEKNHNLIAFAGVYSVLADNSLHQNCSASIITTQANAMFKEIHNTPNKLGNYRMPLILDPRNYEEWLHTSEENSIKELLNTFTTQELINYPVSTDLFSTKKESNLLSILNEVPYQKGLF, translated from the coding sequence ATGTGTTTTCATATTTCCTTAACCAAGTCTTTAAAAGAGCTAGAAAAAAAATCGAAGTTGCTTGTTAAGGATCCATTGTCTTATGAGCCTTATTATCATTTTAACGGTTGGGAAGCAAAGAGTTTAGCCATCGTAAAACAAGAAGACCCTACATTGATAGAACATGCGGCTTGGGGAGTTTTACCTACCGACTATCATGTAGAAAAAAGAAAATATTTCTTATTAAAAACCAACACCTTAAACGCGACAAAAGAACGCCTATTTGAAAGTAAATTGTACAGTCAGTTTATAAAATGGCAACGCTGTTTAATAGTAGCCGATGGTTTGTTTGAACCTCATTCTGAAGTTGGTATTAAAAACAAAATTCCGTACTACTTTAAAGAGAAAAACCATAATTTAATTGCATTTGCAGGTGTTTATTCGGTTTTAGCAGATAATTCTTTACATCAAAATTGCTCAGCTTCTATAATAACTACCCAAGCAAACGCTATGTTTAAAGAAATACACAATACACCAAATAAGTTGGGGAACTACAGAATGCCTTTAATTTTAGATCCCAGAAATTATGAAGAATGGTTGCATACTTCTGAAGAAAATTCAATTAAAGAATTATTGAATACTTTTACAACACAAGAATTGATTAACTATCCTGTTTCCACAGATTTATTTAGCACAAAAAAAGAGAGCAACCTCCTTTCTATTTTAAATGAAGTTCCTTATCAAAAAGGGTTATTTTAA
- a CDS encoding EcsC family protein, which produces MSKEVSFQKLSTEDFEALKKAKQTMNNLGWAIRNVNKIGNTIEDGMNYIPDKTLVRIQKITKSVLLTVIKANLITIQKNKKFKKPSKHTYKAIVTSSGALSGFLGSTTGIGTLIFTSELTITTKFIMRTILDIARSEGEDIYTLEGQMACLEVFALGGDSNKDDGMESSYYTTRIALNSALKNISASGVKVGIETLLKSVSSVGTNVITNFISKIATQLSLLISEKFLAQAIPVLGAIGGASLNFVFVNHFQEMASAHFKVRQLERKYGALLVQETYNSILIEEK; this is translated from the coding sequence ATGAGTAAAGAGGTATCGTTTCAGAAACTATCAACGGAAGATTTTGAAGCATTAAAAAAAGCCAAACAGACTATGAATAATTTAGGTTGGGCTATTCGAAATGTAAATAAGATTGGTAACACCATAGAAGATGGTATGAATTACATTCCGGATAAAACATTGGTTCGAATTCAAAAAATAACCAAATCCGTGTTATTAACTGTTATAAAAGCTAATTTAATCACCATTCAAAAAAATAAAAAATTTAAAAAACCATCTAAACACACGTACAAAGCAATTGTAACCAGTTCTGGTGCATTAAGCGGTTTTTTAGGATCAACAACAGGTATAGGTACTTTGATTTTTACATCAGAATTAACCATAACCACCAAGTTTATTATGCGAACAATTTTAGATATTGCTCGCAGTGAAGGAGAAGATATTTATACCCTAGAAGGACAAATGGCTTGCTTAGAAGTTTTTGCTTTAGGCGGTGATTCTAATAAAGATGATGGTATGGAATCTAGTTATTATACTACGCGTATTGCATTAAATTCTGCCTTAAAAAATATATCTGCATCTGGAGTAAAAGTAGGTATTGAAACCCTTTTAAAGAGTGTAAGTTCCGTGGGAACAAATGTAATTACTAATTTTATTTCTAAAATAGCCACACAATTAAGTCTTTTAATTAGCGAGAAATTTTTGGCGCAAGCCATTCCCGTCCTTGGCGCCATTGGTGGAGCATCTCTTAATTTTGTATTTGTAAATCATTTTCAAGAAATGGCATCTGCTCATTTTAAAGTAAGACAATTAGAACGAAAATATGGAGCATTATTGGTTCAAGAAACTTACAATAGTATTTTGATCGAAGAAAAATAA
- a CDS encoding type I restriction endonuclease subunit R — protein sequence MKFNEDSRVKIPSILHLIKLGYTYLSLKDNSWDLETNIFTDIFYDQLKNINKNLSQKEAEKVFTEVSLSLENEDLGRAFYKKLIDQSGIKLIDFENFDNNTFHVVTELPYEKDEDNFRPDIIILINGMPLVFIEVKKPNNRNGIKDEHDRMQRRFKNKKFRKFINLTQLMVFSNNMQYSDNDTQMLEGAFYSTTNYRKPIFNYFREEETFDLEKLLSPISDETENIVLKDNNLISIKNADEFALNKKPTTATNSIATSLFQKERLKFILQYAFAYVEEENGLEKHVMRYPQIFATKAIENKLENGIKKGIIWHTQGSGKTALAYFNVKHLTDYYQKKNVIPKFYFIVDRIDLLNQAAKEFNARGLIVHKVNSREEFTRDIKSTNVIHNSSGNAEITVVNIQKFKDDPDVIKNNDYNLSVQRVFFLDEVHRSYNPKGSFLANLELADKHSIKIGLTGTPLLGKEYNSKTLFGDYIHKYYYNLSIKDGYTLRLIREEIETKFKLTLQETLEKIKVLEGDADKKKIFAHHKFVEPMLNYIVQDMEQARIAMDDTSIGGMVVCDSSDQAKMMFEIFQDKYAVNEASYFSQAAEDPEHYGNQKLEKSKVKKAQVILHDVGTKQDRNDWVADYKAGNIDLLFVYNMLLTGFDAKRLKKLYIGRKIKSHNLLQTLTRVNRTYKNHKYGFVVDFADIQKEFDKTNQDYFNELQSELGDEMEHYSNLFKSAEEIKKEIEEIKDILFKFDTINAEVFSQQISEINDRTEIRQIAKVLNNSKELYNLIRLSGNFELLEQLDFRKLVILSRMTNDRLALINTKIALETNLETNNILNTALEDVIFAFTKIKEEEMVLADELKDTLQKTREMLGGNFDQKDPVFVSLREELERLFKKKNLSEVSKEEMEANIKALNEIYTKAKKLERENQLLRAKYDYDEKYTRIHKRLLEKNPLTDNERKLFEALKGLKTEVDNEILQNAKILENERYVEKMMMRLVINQFKNKQNININATDVKRINNILVKEYINEYNGNVA from the coding sequence ATGAAATTTAACGAAGATTCAAGAGTAAAAATCCCCTCAATTTTACATCTGATCAAGTTAGGATACACGTATCTTTCCTTGAAGGATAATAGTTGGGATTTAGAAACAAACATATTTACTGACATATTCTATGATCAGCTAAAAAACATCAATAAAAATCTTTCTCAAAAAGAAGCTGAAAAAGTTTTTACAGAAGTTTCTCTATCATTAGAAAACGAAGATTTAGGGAGAGCTTTTTATAAGAAACTGATAGATCAATCTGGAATTAAATTGATTGATTTCGAAAATTTTGATAACAACACTTTTCATGTAGTTACAGAATTACCTTATGAAAAAGATGAGGACAATTTTAGACCAGACATTATTATTTTAATAAACGGAATGCCACTTGTTTTTATCGAAGTTAAAAAACCAAACAATAGAAATGGTATTAAAGACGAGCATGATCGCATGCAAAGACGTTTTAAAAATAAGAAGTTCAGAAAGTTCATCAACTTAACACAGTTAATGGTTTTTTCTAATAACATGCAGTATAGCGATAATGATACTCAAATGTTAGAAGGTGCTTTTTACAGCACAACAAATTACAGAAAACCCATTTTCAATTATTTTAGAGAAGAAGAAACCTTTGATTTAGAAAAATTATTGTCTCCTATTTCTGATGAAACAGAAAATATTGTTTTAAAAGACAATAATTTAATCAGTATTAAAAATGCTGATGAATTTGCTTTAAATAAAAAACCTACTACTGCTACAAACTCTATTGCCACTTCCCTATTTCAAAAAGAACGATTAAAATTCATTTTACAATATGCCTTTGCCTATGTAGAAGAAGAAAATGGTTTAGAGAAACACGTAATGCGTTATCCGCAGATTTTTGCAACAAAAGCAATTGAAAATAAATTAGAAAACGGAATAAAAAAGGGAATTATCTGGCACACGCAAGGTTCTGGAAAAACTGCCTTAGCATACTTTAACGTAAAACATCTTACAGATTATTATCAAAAGAAAAATGTGATCCCAAAATTCTATTTTATTGTAGATAGAATCGATTTATTAAACCAGGCAGCAAAAGAATTTAATGCTCGTGGATTAATAGTTCACAAAGTAAATTCTAGAGAAGAATTTACAAGAGATATTAAATCTACCAATGTAATACACAACAGTTCTGGTAATGCAGAAATTACGGTTGTAAATATTCAGAAGTTTAAAGACGATCCTGATGTTATTAAAAACAACGATTATAATTTAAGCGTGCAACGTGTTTTCTTTTTAGATGAAGTACACCGAAGTTACAATCCAAAAGGGAGTTTCTTAGCCAATTTAGAATTAGCCGACAAGCATTCTATAAAAATAGGATTGACAGGAACGCCACTTTTAGGAAAAGAATACAATTCTAAAACCTTGTTTGGCGATTATATTCATAAATACTATTACAATTTATCTATTAAAGATGGCTATACTTTACGTTTAATTCGTGAAGAAATAGAAACCAAATTCAAACTGACGTTACAAGAAACTTTAGAGAAAATTAAAGTTTTAGAAGGTGATGCTGATAAAAAGAAAATCTTTGCACATCATAAATTTGTAGAACCAATGCTAAACTATATTGTACAGGATATGGAGCAAGCAAGAATTGCTATGGATGATACTTCTATTGGCGGAATGGTCGTTTGCGATTCTTCTGACCAAGCAAAAATGATGTTTGAAATATTTCAAGATAAATATGCTGTAAATGAAGCTTCTTATTTTTCACAAGCAGCCGAAGATCCTGAACATTATGGAAATCAAAAATTAGAAAAAAGCAAAGTAAAAAAAGCACAAGTAATTTTGCACGACGTTGGTACAAAACAAGATAGAAATGATTGGGTTGCAGATTACAAAGCAGGCAATATCGATTTACTATTTGTGTATAATATGCTACTCACTGGTTTTGATGCAAAACGCTTAAAGAAATTATACATTGGTCGTAAAATAAAATCGCACAATTTATTACAAACACTTACTAGAGTTAACAGAACCTACAAAAATCACAAATATGGTTTTGTAGTCGATTTTGCTGATATTCAGAAAGAATTCGATAAAACAAATCAAGATTATTTTAACGAGTTGCAATCTGAGTTAGGTGATGAAATGGAACATTATTCCAATTTATTTAAATCTGCGGAAGAAATAAAAAAAGAGATTGAAGAGATAAAAGATATCCTTTTTAAATTTGACACTATAAATGCAGAAGTATTTAGTCAGCAAATTTCAGAAATAAACGATCGCACAGAAATAAGACAAATTGCTAAAGTTTTAAACAACTCTAAAGAATTGTATAACCTAATTCGTTTATCTGGTAATTTTGAATTATTAGAACAGTTAGACTTTAGGAAACTTGTTATTTTATCTAGAATGACCAACGATAGACTAGCACTTATCAACACAAAAATAGCTTTAGAAACCAATTTAGAAACTAACAATATTTTAAATACTGCTTTAGAAGATGTCATTTTTGCTTTTACAAAAATAAAAGAAGAAGAAATGGTGTTGGCAGATGAACTAAAAGACACTTTACAAAAAACAAGAGAAATGTTAGGTGGTAATTTCGACCAGAAAGACCCTGTGTTTGTTTCTTTAAGAGAAGAATTAGAACGTTTGTTTAAAAAGAAAAATTTAAGTGAGGTTTCTAAAGAAGAAATGGAAGCCAATATAAAAGCCTTAAATGAAATTTACACCAAAGCAAAAAAACTAGAAAGAGAAAATCAGCTATTGAGAGCTAAGTATGATTATGATGAAAAGTATACACGAATCCATAAAAGATTGCTAGAGAAAAACCCGTTAACAGATAACGAACGTAAATTATTTGAAGCCTTAAAAGGATTAAAAACAGAAGTAGATAATGAGATTTTACAAAATGCAAAAATATTAGAAAACGAGCGTTATGTAGAAAAAATGATGATGCGTTTGGTGATTAATCAATTTAAAAACAAACAAAACATCAACATCAATGCAACCGATGTAAAACGCATAAATAATATTTTAGTAAAAGAATACATCAACGAATATAATGGAAATGTTGCTTAA
- the rhuM gene encoding virulence protein RhuM/Fic/DOC family protein: MNEIIIYESSNNQIEVNIQFEKETVWLNQEQLAILFERDRTVIGRHIRNIFKEQELDEKVVCANFAHTTKHGAIEGKQQSKDVKYYNLDVIISVGYRVKSLQATKFRKWATQTLKEHLVKGYTINEKRLAQKEQEVQILKDGITILSRVIEEKTADNHWLPVFAKGLSLLDDYDHEELDAKGLTTKEAEYPSITDYQKLINQMLTEFDSDVFGKEKDQSFQSSVAQIEKGFGTTDFYPSIEEKAAMLLYLVVKNHSFVDGNKRIAAACFLKFLQQNNILFNNQNQPIISNDTLASLTLFIASSKPEEMETVKRLVISVLNRNN, translated from the coding sequence ATGAACGAAATAATTATATACGAATCTAGCAACAATCAAATTGAAGTAAATATTCAATTTGAAAAGGAAACTGTTTGGCTTAACCAAGAGCAATTAGCTATTTTATTCGAAAGGGATAGAACTGTTATAGGAAGACATATTCGTAATATATTTAAAGAACAAGAGTTGGACGAAAAAGTGGTATGTGCAAATTTTGCACATACCACTAAACATGGTGCTATAGAAGGTAAACAACAATCTAAAGATGTAAAATATTATAATTTAGATGTTATCATATCTGTTGGCTACCGAGTAAAATCCTTACAAGCTACAAAATTCAGGAAATGGGCAACCCAAACCTTAAAAGAGCATTTAGTTAAAGGATATACAATAAACGAAAAACGTTTAGCACAAAAAGAACAAGAAGTACAAATTTTAAAAGATGGTATCACCATTTTAAGCAGAGTTATAGAAGAAAAAACAGCAGACAACCATTGGCTACCTGTTTTTGCAAAAGGATTAAGTTTGTTAGATGATTATGACCACGAAGAACTAGATGCAAAAGGACTCACAACAAAAGAAGCAGAGTATCCAAGTATTACAGACTATCAAAAATTAATCAATCAAATGCTTACTGAATTTGATTCTGATGTTTTTGGTAAAGAAAAAGACCAAAGTTTTCAAAGTTCAGTTGCACAGATTGAAAAAGGTTTTGGTACCACCGATTTTTACCCAAGTATTGAAGAAAAAGCTGCAATGCTTTTATATTTGGTGGTAAAAAATCATTCTTTTGTAGATGGAAACAAACGGATTGCAGCAGCTTGCTTTTTAAAATTCCTACAACAAAACAACATACTATTTAATAACCAAAATCAACCCATAATTAGTAATGACACCTTAGCCAGTTTAACCCTTTTTATTGCTTCTAGTAAACCAGAAGAAATGGAAACCGTAAAACGATTAGTGATAAGTGTATTGAATAGAAATAATTAA